From the Sphingomonas suaedae genome, one window contains:
- the uxaC gene encoding glucuronate isomerase, whose product MHPLALDPDRLFPADPGTRGLARALYAQVAGLPIVSPHGHTDPAWFASNAAWENATELLLAPDHYVFRMLYSQGIDLDALRVPRKDGVPATDPRSAWRVFASNYHLFRGTPSRMWLDHVFAEVFGIDRLLSADSADHYYDTITDALATPACRPRALFDRFRIDFLATTEGADDPLVHHAAIRESGWKGRVVTTYRPDSVIDVEHEAFAGAMQAFADLTGEDVHSWSGYLAAHRKRRADFRAAGATATDHGFATAQTANLSTAQCEALFGRIVGGNWTPADAELFRAQMLTEMAKMSVEDGMTMQIHPGSCRNHNAALFHSHGRDKGADIPMRTDYVGALKPMLDVVGNERDLTIILFTLDESTYARELAPLAGHYPCLRLGPAWWFHDSPEGMRRFREMTTETAGFYNTVGFNDDTRAFLSIPARHDVARRVDCAFLARLVAEGRMQDWEAAELATDLTSTLVRKAYKLDPGALEVGTA is encoded by the coding sequence GTGCACCCGCTGGCACTCGATCCCGACCGGTTGTTTCCTGCCGATCCCGGTACGCGGGGATTGGCGCGTGCGCTTTATGCGCAGGTCGCCGGACTGCCGATCGTCAGCCCGCATGGACATACCGACCCGGCGTGGTTCGCGTCCAACGCGGCGTGGGAGAATGCAACCGAGTTGCTGCTCGCGCCCGATCACTATGTCTTCCGGATGCTCTACAGTCAGGGCATCGACCTCGACGCGCTACGTGTGCCGCGCAAGGACGGCGTCCCGGCGACCGACCCGCGCAGCGCGTGGCGGGTGTTTGCGTCCAACTATCATCTGTTCCGCGGTACGCCGTCGCGCATGTGGCTGGACCATGTGTTTGCCGAAGTGTTCGGGATCGACCGGCTGTTGAGCGCCGATAGTGCGGACCATTATTACGACACGATCACCGATGCGCTTGCCACCCCGGCCTGTCGCCCGCGCGCGCTGTTCGACCGGTTCCGCATCGATTTCCTCGCCACCACCGAAGGCGCCGACGATCCGCTCGTTCATCATGCGGCGATCCGCGAGTCCGGTTGGAAGGGGCGCGTCGTCACCACCTATCGTCCCGATTCGGTGATCGATGTCGAGCATGAGGCGTTCGCGGGTGCGATGCAGGCATTCGCCGACCTGACCGGAGAGGACGTCCATAGCTGGTCCGGCTATCTCGCCGCGCATCGCAAGCGGCGCGCAGATTTCCGCGCGGCGGGGGCAACCGCGACCGACCATGGCTTTGCGACCGCGCAGACCGCCAATCTCTCAACCGCGCAGTGCGAAGCGCTGTTCGGCCGGATCGTCGGCGGGAACTGGACCCCCGCCGATGCCGAGCTGTTCCGCGCGCAGATGCTCACCGAAATGGCGAAGATGAGCGTCGAGGACGGGATGACGATGCAGATCCATCCCGGATCGTGTCGCAACCACAATGCCGCGCTGTTCCACAGTCATGGCCGCGACAAGGGCGCGGACATTCCGATGCGCACCGATTATGTCGGCGCGCTCAAGCCCATGCTTGATGTGGTCGGCAATGAGCGCGACCTGACGATCATCCTCTTCACGCTCGACGAATCGACCTATGCGCGTGAACTGGCGCCGCTCGCCGGCCATTATCCCTGCCTGCGCCTCGGCCCCGCCTGGTGGTTCCACGACAGTCCGGAGGGAATGCGCCGGTTCCGCGAAATGACGACCGAGACCGCCGGCTTCTACAATACGGTCGGGTTCAACGACGACACCCGTGCCTTTCTGTCGATCCCGGCGCGCCACGATGTCGCCCGCCGCGTCGATTGCGCCTTCCTCGCCCGCCTCGTCGCCGAGGGGCGGATGCAGGATTGGGAAGCCGCCGAACTCGCCACCGACCTCACCTCCACGCTGGTGCGCAAGGCGTACAAGCTCGATCCGGGTGCCCTGGAAGTCGGGACGGCCTGA
- a CDS encoding sugar kinase gives MEIELTNGHIVCFGELLLRLTAPGRELLMQTGSLDVHVGGAEANVGIGLANLGHRVSMVSAVPDNPLGQAAIRFVRGQGVDTRNVQLRDGRMGLYFLSVGAGLRASDIVYDRAASSFATASADAFDWAAILDGAAMLHLSGITPALGPATAQAALAAARAAKQLGVGVSFDGNYRARLWDAWDSDPRAILTELVGLADTMFGNHRDVSLLLGKTFSGDGADRRREAAEAAFDAFPNLQRIASTARHVDDADRHRIAARVDTRERGYQTDEVVVAGIVDRIGGGDAFAAGILHGVLSGQDLEGTVASGLALTCLKHSLPGDASLFGQRDIDAFLEGGLDVRR, from the coding sequence ATGGAGATCGAATTGACCAACGGCCATATCGTTTGTTTCGGGGAATTGCTGCTCCGCCTGACCGCTCCGGGGCGCGAGTTGCTGATGCAGACCGGGAGCCTCGACGTGCATGTCGGGGGTGCGGAGGCCAATGTCGGGATCGGCCTTGCCAATCTGGGTCACCGCGTCTCGATGGTCAGCGCGGTGCCCGACAATCCGCTGGGACAGGCCGCGATCCGTTTCGTGCGGGGTCAAGGCGTGGACACGCGCAACGTCCAGCTGCGCGACGGGCGCATGGGCCTCTATTTCCTCTCGGTTGGCGCCGGGCTGCGCGCATCGGACATCGTCTATGACCGCGCCGCATCGAGCTTCGCCACCGCGTCCGCCGATGCATTCGACTGGGCCGCGATCCTGGACGGGGCGGCAATGCTGCACCTGTCGGGCATCACCCCCGCGCTCGGCCCCGCGACCGCACAGGCTGCCCTCGCCGCCGCGCGCGCCGCGAAGCAACTGGGCGTCGGGGTCAGCTTCGACGGCAATTACCGTGCGCGGCTGTGGGACGCGTGGGACAGCGATCCCCGCGCGATCCTGACCGAACTGGTCGGGCTTGCCGACACGATGTTCGGCAACCATCGCGACGTGTCGCTGCTGCTCGGCAAGACCTTCTCGGGCGACGGCGCGGATCGCCGCCGTGAGGCTGCCGAAGCCGCGTTCGACGCCTTCCCCAATCTTCAGCGCATCGCCTCGACCGCGCGCCATGTCGATGACGCCGACCGCCACCGCATCGCCGCCCGGGTTGATACGCGCGAGCGCGGCTACCAGACCGACGAGGTCGTGGTCGCGGGGATCGTCGACCGCATCGGCGGCGGCGACGCGTTCGCGGCGGGTATCCTCCACGGCGTGCTGTCGGGTCAGGATCTCGAAGGCACCGTCGCCTCCGGCCTCGCGCTGACCTGCCTCAAACATTCGCTACCGGGCGACGCCTCGCTGTTCGGGCAGCGCGACATCGACGCGTTCCTTGAAGGCGGTCTGGACGTGCGTCGGTGA
- a CDS encoding TetR/AcrR family transcriptional regulator: MDHKIAKRATVSSDARVVRSRAALRAALIELVGERPFAEISVAALTERAGVGYATFFRHYPDLSAVLTEVADGLIAELLELLVPLLRARDGLAVMRALTAEVAARRQLAHALLTGAGDSMRQTITRRAIDQAMAAPTDTPGGLPRELAVTHLVGATLTILTWWLDRAPETAADDVAAMLDRLVLAPVLEDQLPG; this comes from the coding sequence ATGGATCATAAAATAGCGAAGCGAGCGACAGTTTCAAGCGATGCGCGCGTCGTCCGGTCGCGGGCGGCGCTCCGTGCGGCGCTGATCGAGCTGGTCGGCGAGCGACCCTTTGCGGAGATCAGCGTTGCGGCGCTGACCGAGCGTGCGGGGGTCGGCTATGCGACCTTCTTTCGCCATTACCCCGATCTGTCCGCAGTACTGACCGAAGTCGCCGACGGGTTGATCGCCGAATTGCTTGAGCTGCTGGTGCCGCTACTGCGCGCGCGCGACGGGCTGGCGGTGATGCGCGCGCTGACCGCCGAAGTCGCGGCGCGGCGACAGCTGGCCCATGCGCTGCTGACCGGGGCGGGGGATTCGATGCGCCAGACGATCACGCGGCGTGCGATCGATCAGGCGATGGCCGCGCCGACCGATACGCCGGGCGGGCTGCCGCGCGAGCTGGCGGTGACGCATCTGGTCGGCGCGACGCTGACGATCCTGACCTGGTGGCTCGACCGTGCGCCGGAGACGGCGGCGGACGATGTGGCGGCGATGCTCGACCGGCTGGTGCTGGCGCCTGTGCTGGAGGATCAGCTTCCCGGCTGA
- the kduD gene encoding 2-dehydro-3-deoxy-D-gluconate 5-dehydrogenase KduD, with the protein MTHPFDLSGRVAVVTGANTGIGQGIALALAAAGADIAAVGRSAATETVEKVRALGRRAEIISADLSTIEPVGRIVDETVDKLGGLHILVNNAGIIRRNDAVDFSEEDWDAVMDTNLKSVFFLCQAAARHMIPNGGGKIINIASMLTFQGGIRVPSYTASKSGVGGLTKLLANEWASKGITVNAIAPGYIATNNTDALQKDETRNRQILERIPAGRWGQPSDLGGAAVFLASSASDYVQGHILAVDGGWLAR; encoded by the coding sequence ATGACTCATCCCTTCGACCTTTCGGGCCGCGTCGCGGTCGTCACCGGCGCGAATACGGGCATCGGCCAGGGCATTGCCCTCGCGCTTGCCGCGGCAGGCGCGGACATTGCCGCGGTGGGCCGTTCCGCTGCGACCGAGACGGTCGAGAAAGTCCGCGCACTTGGCCGCCGCGCCGAGATCATCAGCGCCGACCTGTCGACGATCGAGCCTGTGGGCAGGATTGTGGACGAAACTGTGGATAAGCTGGGCGGGCTGCACATCCTCGTCAACAATGCCGGCATCATCCGCCGCAACGACGCGGTCGACTTCAGCGAGGAAGACTGGGATGCGGTGATGGACACCAACCTCAAATCGGTGTTCTTCCTGTGCCAGGCGGCGGCGCGGCACATGATCCCCAATGGCGGCGGCAAGATCATCAACATCGCCTCGATGCTGACATTCCAGGGCGGCATCCGCGTGCCGAGCTATACCGCGTCGAAGAGCGGCGTCGGCGGCCTGACCAAGTTGCTCGCCAATGAATGGGCGAGCAAGGGCATCACCGTCAACGCGATCGCGCCGGGTTATATCGCCACCAACAACACCGACGCGCTGCAAAAGGACGAGACGCGTAACCGCCAGATCCTGGAGCGTATCCCGGCAGGTCGCTGGGGCCAACCGTCGGATCTGGGCGGCGCGGCAGTGTTCCTCGCTTCCTCCGCATCGGACTATGTGCAGGGCCATATCCTCGCGGTCGATGGCGGCTGGCTGGCGCGGTAA
- a CDS encoding cupin domain-containing protein — protein sequence MGGIDWASGRGARPMVVVDEEAKRVDEPPPHGKIGMSTAWRITDGVPGRAMEYRKRALHKGAAIGVHPIDHDEVYAVVSGEGEVVSDGVTARLKPGMTAYLYTGAQVGIRQIGEDPLVLVISYPITVK from the coding sequence ATGGGCGGGATCGACTGGGCCTCAGGGCGCGGCGCACGGCCGATGGTGGTCGTCGATGAAGAGGCAAAGCGCGTCGACGAGCCACCCCCGCATGGCAAGATCGGGATGAGCACGGCATGGCGGATCACCGATGGCGTGCCGGGGCGGGCCATGGAATATCGCAAGCGCGCGCTGCACAAGGGCGCGGCGATCGGCGTGCACCCGATCGACCATGACGAGGTCTATGCCGTCGTCTCGGGCGAGGGCGAGGTCGTGTCGGACGGTGTCACCGCGCGGCTGAAGCCGGGCATGACCGCCTATCTCTATACCGGCGCGCAGGTCGGGATCCGCCAGATCGGCGAGGACCCGCTGGTGCTCGTCATCTCCTACCCGATTACGGTGAAGTGA
- a CDS encoding carboxylesterase/lipase family protein produces MGAGAALAALPSAAFAKGDQVATGTTGRWQGKADGAIQAFLGIRYGSDTSRSRFQTATAPARRRDTIRATDFAVNCPQRSGLPNQAEDCLFLNVWTPQANPNARRPVMVYFHGGAYSNGTVIEPQVFGATLAEKGDVVVVTVNHRLNALGYLYLARLDPRFPDSGNLGQLDLILALNWVRDNIIGFGGDPNRVMVFGQSGGGAKIATLMGMPAARGLFHSAATMSGQQVTASGPLNATARARAVLAKLNATPGDLPDMPVRRLIEGLSAEDPILGGGVYMGPVLDMKWLTRHPFWPDANPLGNGIPMILGNTKDETRAFVDPNSEAVRTLDWSNLAERITPQLKIDAHPEWVVAQYRRQFPDWSAQDIFYAATTAGRSWRGQVIEAEERAKAGVPGWVYQLDFQSPVAPERGAAHTHDIPMVFGTIGAEGTVSGTGPGAQAVSAAMQRAFVNLAAKGDPNGAGVPDWPRHTLPERATMIFDTTSRVENDPREWQRELFAGIPYIQPGS; encoded by the coding sequence ATGGGGGCGGGAGCGGCGCTGGCTGCCCTCCCCTCCGCCGCGTTCGCCAAGGGCGATCAGGTCGCCACCGGCACCACCGGTCGCTGGCAGGGCAAGGCTGATGGCGCGATCCAGGCGTTTCTCGGCATCCGCTACGGCAGCGACACCAGCCGCAGCCGCTTTCAGACCGCAACCGCCCCCGCGCGCCGCCGCGACACGATCCGCGCCACCGACTTCGCGGTGAACTGCCCCCAGCGCAGCGGCCTGCCCAATCAGGCCGAGGATTGCCTGTTCCTCAACGTCTGGACGCCGCAGGCCAACCCAAATGCGCGCCGCCCGGTCATGGTCTATTTCCACGGCGGCGCTTACTCCAACGGCACCGTCATCGAGCCACAAGTGTTCGGCGCGACGCTGGCGGAAAAAGGCGATGTCGTAGTCGTCACGGTCAACCACCGGCTCAACGCGCTCGGCTATCTCTACCTCGCCCGGCTCGATCCGCGCTTCCCCGACAGCGGCAATCTGGGGCAGCTCGACCTGATCCTCGCGCTCAACTGGGTGCGCGACAATATCATCGGGTTCGGCGGCGACCCCAATCGCGTGATGGTGTTCGGCCAGTCCGGCGGCGGCGCGAAGATCGCCACGTTGATGGGGATGCCTGCCGCCAGGGGCCTGTTCCACAGCGCCGCGACGATGAGCGGGCAACAGGTGACCGCGAGCGGGCCGTTGAACGCCACCGCGCGCGCGCGCGCGGTCCTCGCCAAGCTCAACGCCACCCCCGGCGACCTGCCCGACATGCCCGTGCGGCGGCTGATCGAGGGACTTTCCGCCGAAGATCCGATCCTCGGCGGCGGGGTCTATATGGGGCCGGTGCTCGACATGAAGTGGCTGACCCGCCACCCCTTCTGGCCCGACGCCAACCCGCTCGGTAACGGCATTCCGATGATCCTCGGCAACACGAAGGACGAAACTCGCGCCTTTGTCGACCCGAACAGCGAGGCAGTCCGCACGCTCGACTGGTCGAACCTTGCCGAGCGGATCACGCCGCAGCTGAAGATCGACGCACACCCCGAATGGGTCGTCGCTCAGTATCGCAGGCAGTTCCCCGACTGGAGCGCGCAGGACATTTTCTACGCCGCCACCACCGCCGGGCGCAGCTGGCGCGGACAGGTGATCGAGGCGGAAGAGCGCGCGAAAGCCGGCGTCCCCGGATGGGTCTATCAGCTCGACTTCCAGTCCCCCGTCGCGCCCGAACGCGGCGCGGCGCACACGCACGATATTCCGATGGTTTTCGGCACGATCGGCGCGGAGGGCACGGTCTCCGGCACCGGCCCCGGCGCCCAAGCCGTCTCGGCGGCGATGCAGCGCGCCTTCGTCAACCTCGCGGCCAAGGGCGATCCCAATGGCGCGGGCGTGCCGGACTGGCCGAGGCACACCCTGCCCGAACGCGCAACGATGATCTTCGACACGACCAGCCGCGTCGAGAACGACCCGCGCGAATGGCAGCGCGAACTGTTCGCCGGCATCCCCTATATTCAGCCGGGAAGCTGA
- a CDS encoding RpiB/LacA/LacB family sugar-phosphate isomerase, translating into MKIALITENSQAAKNGIIHDALTTVAEPLGHQVFNYGMYSAEDSASLTYVMNGLLTGILLNSKAADFVVTGCGTGMGSMLACNAMPGVFCGLVIDPTDAFLFGQINDGNAISMPYAKGFGWAAELNLQDVYRKLFDGERGLGYPKERAEIMRKNRGILADLKAATCHDMLTVLKTVDQDLLRAAVAGEKFAELFYPNCQDAAIADYLKQLTAQPALA; encoded by the coding sequence ATGAAGATCGCGCTGATTACCGAGAACAGCCAGGCCGCCAAGAACGGCATCATCCACGATGCGCTCACTACCGTTGCAGAGCCGCTGGGCCACCAGGTGTTCAACTATGGCATGTATTCGGCCGAGGACAGCGCCTCGCTGACCTATGTGATGAACGGCCTGCTCACCGGCATCCTGCTCAATTCCAAGGCGGCCGATTTCGTCGTCACCGGTTGCGGCACCGGCATGGGATCGATGCTCGCCTGCAACGCGATGCCGGGCGTGTTCTGCGGCCTGGTCATCGACCCGACCGACGCGTTCCTGTTCGGTCAGATCAACGACGGCAACGCCATCTCGATGCCCTATGCCAAGGGCTTTGGCTGGGCGGCCGAGCTCAACCTGCAGGACGTGTACCGCAAGCTGTTCGACGGCGAGCGCGGACTTGGCTACCCCAAGGAACGCGCCGAGATCATGCGCAAGAATCGCGGCATCCTGGCGGACCTCAAGGCCGCGACCTGCCACGACATGCTGACGGTGCTGAAGACTGTCGATCAGGACCTGCTGCGCGCGGCGGTGGCGGGCGAGAAGTTCGCCGAATTGTTCTACCCGAACTGCCAGGACGCGGCGATCGCCGACTATCTCAAGCAACTGACCGCCCAGCCCGCGCTCGCGTGA
- a CDS encoding cytochrome P450, with product MAPPLGRCPIDHARDDRKSASAARGGLLAAPEVSGFEAVRAVLRDSDARQAGFKAEVILRYRGRARPPILYLHGEAHRRQRSGTARFFTPRVVETRYRDLMERTSDALIARLVRDGGGDLDRLSLEMAVTVAAEIVGLTESDIPGMSRRLDAFFSTTFQTGRGKFAELMSFLLGQWRMRRFYARDVKPAIEARRAAPREDVISHLLGEGYTPLDILTECFTYGAAGMVTTREFITMAGWHLLERPELRAQFLAADGEGQLVILEEILRLEPVVGTLYRHVGGGTVALDIRSANGDSAAVGACPYALDPDRTRAPKVTGPGLAFGDGEHRCPGAGVALHESAVFLDRLLRIPGLRLERAPDVGWNPLVAGYELRGCRLVIDPVTSP from the coding sequence ATGGCCCCGCCGCTGGGCCGCTGCCCGATCGACCATGCGCGCGACGACCGCAAGTCTGCAAGCGCGGCGCGGGGCGGCCTGCTCGCCGCGCCCGAAGTCAGCGGCTTTGAAGCGGTCCGCGCGGTGCTGCGCGATAGCGATGCGCGCCAGGCGGGGTTCAAGGCCGAAGTGATCCTGCGCTATCGCGGCCGCGCCCGCCCGCCGATCCTGTATCTGCATGGCGAGGCGCATCGCCGCCAGCGCAGCGGCACCGCGCGCTTCTTCACCCCGCGCGTGGTCGAGACCCGTTATCGCGACCTGATGGAGCGGACCAGCGACGCGCTGATCGCGCGCCTGGTGCGCGACGGCGGCGGCGATCTCGACCGGCTGTCGCTCGAAATGGCGGTCACCGTCGCGGCGGAGATCGTCGGCCTGACCGAGAGCGACATTCCGGGCATGAGCCGCCGCCTCGACGCCTTTTTCAGCACGACCTTCCAGACCGGGCGCGGCAAGTTCGCCGAGCTGATGAGCTTCCTGCTCGGCCAGTGGCGGATGCGCCGCTTCTACGCCAGGGATGTGAAGCCTGCGATCGAAGCACGCCGCGCCGCCCCGCGCGAGGATGTGATCTCGCATCTGCTGGGCGAGGGTTACACCCCGCTCGACATCCTGACCGAATGTTTCACCTATGGCGCGGCGGGGATGGTGACGACGCGCGAGTTCATCACCATGGCCGGATGGCATCTGCTCGAACGGCCCGAATTGCGCGCACAATTCCTCGCCGCCGATGGCGAGGGGCAGTTGGTAATCCTTGAGGAAATCCTGCGGCTAGAACCCGTGGTCGGCACGCTCTATCGCCATGTCGGGGGCGGGACCGTCGCGCTCGATATCCGGTCGGCCAATGGCGATTCCGCTGCGGTCGGGGCGTGCCCCTATGCGCTCGACCCCGACCGAACCCGCGCGCCCAAGGTCACCGGGCCGGGCCTGGCGTTCGGCGACGGTGAGCATCGCTGCCCCGGTGCGGGCGTGGCGCTGCACGAATCCGCCGTGTTCCTCGACCGGCTGCTGCGCATCCCCGGCCTGCGGCTCGAGCGCGCGCCGGACGTTGGCTGGAACCCGCTGGTCGCGGGCTATGAGCTGCGCGGGTGCCGCCTCGTTATCGACCCAGTCACTTCACCGTAA
- a CDS encoding pectate lyase family protein: protein MRNWFPLALMLAAPAAASPTLQKAPEAPVTATAFPGAQGWAATTQGGRGGRIIRVTNLNSDGPGSLKAAIEAKGPRIVVFEVGGVIDMGLKGWDITEPYLTIAGQTAPSPGITLIRGGFDVKTHDVILRHIRIRTGVDGQAKRSGWEVDALSTVGAYNVIVDHCTMTWALDENLSASGPRFTGETVAEWRKGTSHNITFSYNLLAEGLADASHPKGEHSKGSLIHDNATGILIYRNVYAHNVERSPLLKGGVHAAVVNNLIYDPGKRAVHYNLMALEWAGYPYQQGELSAVGNVMRGGPSTDEGLPFLMLGGDGDLRYHGRDNIAVDKMGKPLPMFGRYGETRAKLIEAKTPVIWPKGLPVLPSRDVETHVLANAGARPWDRDAHDIRVLFFVAEGRGEIIDDEKEVGGYPKMKETRAPFVEAEWNLDTMEPKSGRYPGQKRPIQESLSERDRAMRN, encoded by the coding sequence ATGCGAAACTGGTTCCCGCTGGCCCTGATGCTGGCCGCCCCGGCGGCCGCATCCCCCACCCTTCAAAAGGCTCCGGAGGCGCCCGTTACCGCCACCGCTTTTCCTGGCGCACAGGGCTGGGCCGCGACCACGCAGGGCGGGCGCGGCGGGCGGATCATCCGCGTCACCAACCTCAACAGCGACGGACCGGGCAGCCTGAAGGCGGCGATCGAGGCCAAGGGGCCGCGCATCGTGGTATTCGAGGTCGGCGGCGTGATCGACATGGGGCTGAAGGGCTGGGACATCACCGAACCCTATCTCACCATCGCCGGCCAGACGGCGCCCTCGCCGGGCATCACGCTGATCCGCGGCGGGTTCGACGTGAAGACGCATGACGTGATCCTGCGTCACATCCGCATCCGGACCGGGGTCGACGGGCAGGCCAAGCGCTCGGGTTGGGAAGTCGATGCGCTGTCCACGGTCGGCGCCTACAATGTCATCGTCGATCATTGCACCATGACCTGGGCGCTCGACGAGAATCTGTCGGCCAGCGGCCCGCGCTTCACCGGTGAAACGGTTGCGGAGTGGCGCAAGGGGACCAGCCACAACATTACCTTCAGCTATAACCTGCTCGCCGAAGGTCTGGCCGATGCCAGCCATCCCAAGGGCGAGCACAGCAAGGGATCGCTGATCCACGACAATGCGACCGGCATCCTGATCTACCGCAACGTCTATGCCCATAATGTCGAGCGCAGCCCGCTGCTGAAGGGCGGGGTCCATGCCGCCGTGGTCAACAACCTGATCTACGACCCCGGCAAGCGCGCGGTGCATTACAATCTGATGGCGCTCGAATGGGCCGGCTATCCCTATCAGCAGGGCGAATTGTCGGCGGTGGGCAATGTCATGCGCGGCGGACCCTCGACCGATGAGGGGCTGCCCTTTCTGATGCTCGGCGGCGATGGCGACCTGCGCTATCACGGGCGCGACAACATCGCGGTGGACAAGATGGGCAAGCCCCTGCCGATGTTCGGTCGCTATGGCGAGACGCGCGCCAAGCTGATCGAGGCGAAGACCCCTGTAATCTGGCCTAAGGGGCTGCCGGTACTGCCGTCGCGCGATGTCGAGACGCATGTCCTGGCCAATGCCGGAGCCCGCCCCTGGGACCGCGATGCCCATGACATCCGCGTGCTGTTCTTTGTCGCAGAGGGACGCGGCGAGATCATCGATGACGAGAAGGAAGTGGGCGGCTATCCCAAGATGAAGGAAACGCGCGCGCCATTTGTCGAAGCCGAGTGGAACCTCGATACGATGGAGCCGAAATCGGGTCGCTATCCGGGGCAGAAGAGGCCGATCCAGGAAAGCCTGTCGGAACGCGACCGGGCGATGCGGAACTAG